From Drosophila suzukii chromosome 2R, CBGP_Dsuzu_IsoJpt1.0, whole genome shotgun sequence, a single genomic window includes:
- the LOC108009262 gene encoding uncharacterized protein isoform X1 has protein sequence MSHFSTFNGNDEDENEAEQKYAHLINLGNANHSAVENSSGRAGRCNWTEDEVEIFLGIIHQLKLQSPLRRPRNEKVFKVISREMAKRSCPKSPKELRFKYHQMRRQYVMARNGGEPYEHFQAVHELMQGNGGSDLEEQELDSDSDGDGEADEDQSGMISESDGDAALDASSSSINIVPRCKWAEGEVDILLDLIHSLGLRTALLRKRNAKVFKLLAKEMAKRNCHKGADKLRIKFQLLRRMYNKVKNGTGDTFEHFEAMRQVLDPTEEEAAAEAEAEANLSSASDSEFNDSDEEEGDASQKGGAHFWTDEEVDSFLLTIRDNSLIHALDGSRKRNFQTLAHISNILAKQAIKRTPHQLRNKLRLLFKRHREAKEHGLDNVRILPRHFELLEELIQAPLENKRSIIPRPVRHTKPAFSKPPSKSNVPLESDSENSSSTCDLLRAAADSEDYEDAMEMEEPTPIEALSAIIDGQKQLLSQIKSANETFLRQQREQQQQFLLQVTDVMRRDREETLRCIREMLQPK, from the exons atgaGCCACTTCTCCACTTTCAATGGCAACGACGAAGATGAAAACGAAGCTGAGCAGAAATATGCACACCTTATAA ATCTGGGAAATGCAAACCACTCCGCTGTGGAAAACAGTTCAGGAAGAGCCGGTCGTTGCAATTGGACGGAAGATGAGGTGGAGATCTTTCTGGGTATCATCCACCAACTGAAACTGCAGTCTCCACTGCGAAGACCCCGCAACGAGAAGGTCTTTAAGGTGATTTCACGGGAAATGGCCAAACGAAGCTGTCCCAAGAGCCCAAAGGAACTAAGGTTCAAGTACCATCAGATGAGACGGCAGTATGTGATGGCCAGGAACGGCGGGGAGCCTTACGAGCACTTCCAAGCGGTCCACGAGTTGATGCAAGGAAACGGTGGCTCCGATCTGGAGGAACAGGAACTGGACAGCGACAGCGATGGCGATGGTGAGGCCGACGAGGACCAGTCCGGCATGATCTCGGAAAGCGATGGAGATG CTGCCCTTGATGCCTCCAGTTCGTCGATTAACATCGTTCCCCGTTGCAAGTGGGCCGAAGGCGAGGTGGACATCCTCCTAGACCTGATACACTCCCTGGGGCTGCGAACGGCTTTGCTGCGGAAGCGCAATGCCAAGGTCTTTAAGCTGCTGGCCAAGGAAATGGCAAAGCGCAATTGCCACAAGGGTGCGGACAAGCTGCGCATCAAGTTCCAGCTCCTACGACGGATGTACAACAAGGTCAAGAACGGCACTGGGGATACGTTTGAGCACTTTGAGGCTATGCGACAGGTCCTGGATCCCACCGAAGAGGAAGCGGCCGCAGAGGCTGAGGCGGAAGCCAATCTCAGCAGCGCCAGCGACAGTGAGTTTAACGACAGTGACGAGGAGGAGGGTGATGCCTCACAAAAAGGCGGAG CTCACTTTTGGACAGACGAAGAGGTGGACTCATTTCTACTGACCATCAGGGACAATAGTTTGATTCACGCCTTGGATGGCTCTAGAAAACGCAACTTTCAGACCCTGGCGCACATTTCCAATATCTTGGCCAAGCAGGCCATCAAACGCACTCCCCATCAGCTACGCAACAAGCTGCGATTGCTCTTCAAGCGGCATCGCGAGGCCAAGGAGCACGGCTTGGATAATGTGCGTATTTTGCCCCGACACTTTGAACTCCTCGAGGAACTAATTCAGGCACCGCTGGAAAACAAAAGGAGCATCATCCCAAGACCCGTCCGCCACACCAAACCTGCCTTTTCCAAGCCACCAAGCAAATCAAATGTTCCGCTTGAGAGTGACAGCGAAAACTCCAGCTCCACCTGCGATCTTCTAAGAGCCGCAGCCGACAGCGAAGACTACGAGGATGCCATGGAGATGGAGGAACCAACGCCGATTGAGGCCCTTTCAGCCATCATAGATGGCCAGAAGCAACTGCTGTCCCAAATCAAATCCGCCAACGAGACTTTCCTGCGGCAGCAACGagaacagcagcagcagttccTGCTCCAAGTAACCGATGTTATGCGTCGGGACCGGGAGGAAACTCTACGCTGTATCAGGGAAATGCTGCAACCGAAATAA
- the LOC108009262 gene encoding uncharacterized protein isoform X2, which yields MAKRNCHKGADKLRIKFQLLRRMYNKVKNGTGDTFEHFEAMRQVLDPTEEEAAAEAEAEANLSSASDSEFNDSDEEEGDASQKGGAHFWTDEEVDSFLLTIRDNSLIHALDGSRKRNFQTLAHISNILAKQAIKRTPHQLRNKLRLLFKRHREAKEHGLDNVRILPRHFELLEELIQAPLENKRSIIPRPVRHTKPAFSKPPSKSNVPLESDSENSSSTCDLLRAAADSEDYEDAMEMEEPTPIEALSAIIDGQKQLLSQIKSANETFLRQQREQQQQFLLQVTDVMRRDREETLRCIREMLQPK from the exons ATGGCAAAGCGCAATTGCCACAAGGGTGCGGACAAGCTGCGCATCAAGTTCCAGCTCCTACGACGGATGTACAACAAGGTCAAGAACGGCACTGGGGATACGTTTGAGCACTTTGAGGCTATGCGACAGGTCCTGGATCCCACCGAAGAGGAAGCGGCCGCAGAGGCTGAGGCGGAAGCCAATCTCAGCAGCGCCAGCGACAGTGAGTTTAACGACAGTGACGAGGAGGAGGGTGATGCCTCACAAAAAGGCGGAG CTCACTTTTGGACAGACGAAGAGGTGGACTCATTTCTACTGACCATCAGGGACAATAGTTTGATTCACGCCTTGGATGGCTCTAGAAAACGCAACTTTCAGACCCTGGCGCACATTTCCAATATCTTGGCCAAGCAGGCCATCAAACGCACTCCCCATCAGCTACGCAACAAGCTGCGATTGCTCTTCAAGCGGCATCGCGAGGCCAAGGAGCACGGCTTGGATAATGTGCGTATTTTGCCCCGACACTTTGAACTCCTCGAGGAACTAATTCAGGCACCGCTGGAAAACAAAAGGAGCATCATCCCAAGACCCGTCCGCCACACCAAACCTGCCTTTTCCAAGCCACCAAGCAAATCAAATGTTCCGCTTGAGAGTGACAGCGAAAACTCCAGCTCCACCTGCGATCTTCTAAGAGCCGCAGCCGACAGCGAAGACTACGAGGATGCCATGGAGATGGAGGAACCAACGCCGATTGAGGCCCTTTCAGCCATCATAGATGGCCAGAAGCAACTGCTGTCCCAAATCAAATCCGCCAACGAGACTTTCCTGCGGCAGCAACGagaacagcagcagcagttccTGCTCCAAGTAACCGATGTTATGCGTCGGGACCGGGAGGAAACTCTACGCTGTATCAGGGAAATGCTGCAACCGAAATAA
- the LOC108008916 gene encoding melanization protease 1-like isoform X2 codes for MKLVISGIVFLACLFNGTKEGSARLLDRNCGISTIDDIEAHIHDGKITTIRENPWMVKISTKNGLSISFVCSGILITTLLTAAHCIFFNDTYLHLGDYLIVDPEPDCTSGKCIPKAYNYRADMKFTHRNYKGRLSKFDIGMYRMEKEVTYSEYVRPICLLVDDQILEAKKFNITGWGKTKQEQPVNRTLQTGTVYPLNSSFCDAKYSTYTDRSQICVGSNSIGSCEGDSGGPLSSMMPYENTNRTFLYGLVSFGSDKCSKESGLSVLTNVTHYMKWIENVIKASEIQYAGNGGFWHKIAEVAL; via the exons ATGAAGCTCGTCATATCGGGAATTGTTTTTTTAGCCTGCCTTTTTAATGGCACTAAAGAAGGATCAGCACGCTTGCTTGATAGGAACTGTGGAATATCAACGATTGACGATATAGAGGCTCATATTCATGATGGTAAAATAACAACTATTAGGGAGAACCCATGGATGGTAAAGATATCAACAAAAAATGGTCTTTCGATTTCTTTTGTGTGTAGCGGCATACTCATCACAACAC TTCTTACGGCTGCGCattgcattttttttaatgacaCATATTTGCACTTGGGCGATTATTTAATCGTAGATCCCGAACCAGATTGCACTTCGGGTAAATGCATACCAAAGGCGTATAATTATAGAGCCGATATGAAATTTACTCACAGAAATTACAAAGGACGTCTTTCGAAGTTCGATATAGGTATGTATCGAATGGAGAAAGAGGTGACATATTCAG AATATGTTCGACCTATATGTCTACTCGTCGATGATCAAATACTCGAAgctaaaaaatttaacatcACCGGCTGGGGTAAGACTAAGCAGGAGCAGCCAGTCAACCGGACTCTACAAACAGGGACAGTTTACCCACTGAATAGTTCCTTTTGTGATGCCAAGTATAGTACTTATACTGACCGATCCCAGATATGTGTCGGCAGTAATTCAATTGGCTCATGTGAAGGCGATTCTGGAGGCCCATTAAGTTCAATGATGCCTTACGAAAATACGAACAGGACTTTTCTGTACGGTTTGGTTAGCTTTGGTTCTGATAAGTGCTCTAAGGAATCTGGATTGAGTGTTCTCACAAATGTAACCCATTACATGAAATGGATCGAGAATGTAATCAAGGCTTCCGAAATTCAGTATGCAGGCAACGGCGGCTTCTGGCATAAAATTGCTGAAGTCGCACTCTGA
- the LOC108008916 gene encoding melanization protease 1-like isoform X1, with product MKLVISGIVFLACLFNGTKEGSARLLDRNCGISTIDDIEAHIHDGKITTIRENPWMVKISTKNGLSISFVCSGILITTRLVLTAAHCIFFNDTYLHLGDYLIVDPEPDCTSGKCIPKAYNYRADMKFTHRNYKGRLSKFDIGMYRMEKEVTYSEYVRPICLLVDDQILEAKKFNITGWGKTKQEQPVNRTLQTGTVYPLNSSFCDAKYSTYTDRSQICVGSNSIGSCEGDSGGPLSSMMPYENTNRTFLYGLVSFGSDKCSKESGLSVLTNVTHYMKWIENVIKASEIQYAGNGGFWHKIAEVAL from the exons ATGAAGCTCGTCATATCGGGAATTGTTTTTTTAGCCTGCCTTTTTAATGGCACTAAAGAAGGATCAGCACGCTTGCTTGATAGGAACTGTGGAATATCAACGATTGACGATATAGAGGCTCATATTCATGATGGTAAAATAACAACTATTAGGGAGAACCCATGGATGGTAAAGATATCAACAAAAAATGGTCTTTCGATTTCTTTTGTGTGTAGCGGCATACTCATCACAACAC GCTTAGTTCTTACGGCTGCGCattgcattttttttaatgacaCATATTTGCACTTGGGCGATTATTTAATCGTAGATCCCGAACCAGATTGCACTTCGGGTAAATGCATACCAAAGGCGTATAATTATAGAGCCGATATGAAATTTACTCACAGAAATTACAAAGGACGTCTTTCGAAGTTCGATATAGGTATGTATCGAATGGAGAAAGAGGTGACATATTCAG AATATGTTCGACCTATATGTCTACTCGTCGATGATCAAATACTCGAAgctaaaaaatttaacatcACCGGCTGGGGTAAGACTAAGCAGGAGCAGCCAGTCAACCGGACTCTACAAACAGGGACAGTTTACCCACTGAATAGTTCCTTTTGTGATGCCAAGTATAGTACTTATACTGACCGATCCCAGATATGTGTCGGCAGTAATTCAATTGGCTCATGTGAAGGCGATTCTGGAGGCCCATTAAGTTCAATGATGCCTTACGAAAATACGAACAGGACTTTTCTGTACGGTTTGGTTAGCTTTGGTTCTGATAAGTGCTCTAAGGAATCTGGATTGAGTGTTCTCACAAATGTAACCCATTACATGAAATGGATCGAGAATGTAATCAAGGCTTCCGAAATTCAGTATGCAGGCAACGGCGGCTTCTGGCATAAAATTGCTGAAGTCGCACTCTGA